From the Simplicispira suum genome, the window GGCGCCTGGCCATCGGTTATTTCAGCGGCGACGTAATCTTCGTCGCTTTCATGAAACGTTTTCCACGCGTGGAGCCGGATCCTGATCAGGTGCCCTACTTCTGGGGCGCTGCGTCATTGAACTGGCTCGCCTGGCAAATCCCGTCTATTGCGGGCATCTTGCTCGCCAATGAGGTTCCCCTGTCTTGGGGGCTGGGCTTTGCCGGGGTCCTGGCCCTGCTCGGCGTGTTGCTCTCGCTCCTGGTGGACCGCGCCACGTGGGTTGCCACAGGTGTGGCTGCGAGTGCGGCCGTGGCGGCCTATGCCTTGCCGCTAAAGCTCAATATCCTGGTGGCGATCGCCGCAGCGATTGCGGCCGGGTTGGCGATGGAGTCCGCACAGCGCCATGCCCGCCAGCAGGCGCTGCGCCAGCGTGCTGCCGGGGAGGATGGGGCATGAATGCTGAAACCGTGTATGGCTTGGTAGCCATTGCCGGGCTTGCGTTAATCACCTTGCTCGCGCGCGCCTTTTTCATGCTGCCCGAGCGTGAGCTGCCCATGCCCGACTGGCTCAGGCGCGGCCTGAAGTACGCGCCTCTGGCGGCGCTGACTGCCGTCATAGCACCGGAGGTGGTGATGGCGCAGGGCGCGCTGATCGGCAGCTTGCAGGACGCCCGCCTGCCCGCAGTGCTCTGCGCCTGCCTTTACTATTTCTGGCAGCGTGGAATTCTGGGCACCATTGTCGTGGGCATGGCAGTGTATCTGCCGCTGCATATCGGTTGGGGCTGGTAGCGCTGGGGCTGCAGCACGGGATGGCTCCTAGAATGCCTGCCATCGCCGCAAGCGGATGGGCCGCGCGGTCGCCAACTTCAATACCATCGCCATGCACTTTCTTCGCTTCTCTGATTTGTGTGCCTCGGGCAAAGTCCGTGGCCAACGTGTTTTCATCCGTGCCGATCTCAACGTGCCGCTCGACGACAAGGGCAAGATCACCGAAGACACGCGCATACGGGCGTCGCTGCCTTGCATCCGCATGGCGCTTGATGCCGGCGCGGCGGTCATGGTCACCAGCCACCTGGGGCGTCCCACCGAGGGCCAGTTCAAGCCCGAGGATTCCCTCGCGCCGGTAGCGGCGCGCTTGGCGCAATTGCTCGAACGCGACGTCCCGTTGCGTGCCGACTGGGTGGGGGTGTGAGCGTGCAGCCCGGCGACATGGTGTTGCTGGAGAACTGTCGCGTCAACCTCGGCGAGAAAAAAAATGACGAGACATTGGCACGCGCCATGGCTGCGCTGTGCGACATCTTTGTGAACGACGCATTTGGTACCGCGCACCGGGCGGAGGCCACCACCTACGGCATCGCCCAATACGCACCCATTGCCTGTGCTGGCCCCCTGTTGGCCGCAGAAATCGATGCGTTGACCCAAGCGCTGGCGCAGCCGGCGCGCCCGCTGGCGGCTATTGTTGCCGGCTCCAAGGTGTCCACCAAACTCAATATTTTGCAAAGCCTCGCCAGCAAAGTGGACCAACTTATTGTCGGCGGAGGCATCGCCAATACCTTCATGCTGGCAACGGGGTTGCCCATCGGGAAAAGCCTGGCTGAGCCCTCGCTGGTGGGCGACGCGCGCGCGGTCATGGCGGCCATGAAGGCGCGCGGTGCCGAGGTACCGATTCCCACCGATGTGGTGACTGCCAAGTCCTTCTCGGCCGGCGCCCCCGCAAGTACCAAGCGTGCGCAGGACGTGG encodes:
- a CDS encoding AzlC family ABC transporter permease; the encoded protein is MSLQSALAQTRHPAFREGLADLIGPALGIAAWGLVTGVAMVKSGMSVWLALVMSIAVYAGSAQLSVIPLLAVGAPLWVVWLTATCVNLRFVIFSSLWRSYFQSQPLGRRLAIGYFSGDVIFVAFMKRFPRVEPDPDQVPYFWGAASLNWLAWQIPSIAGILLANEVPLSWGLGFAGVLALLGVLLSLLVDRATWVATGVAASAAVAAYALPLKLNILVAIAAAIAAGLAMESAQRHARQQALRQRAAGEDGA
- a CDS encoding AzlD domain-containing protein, producing MNAETVYGLVAIAGLALITLLARAFFMLPERELPMPDWLRRGLKYAPLAALTAVIAPEVVMAQGALIGSLQDARLPAVLCACLYYFWQRGILGTIVVGMAVYLPLHIGWGW